In the Salinirubrum litoreum genome, one interval contains:
- a CDS encoding cupin domain-containing protein codes for MATDDGAPPGSETDATMPSDDRTVTCAPAGKRIRFVETAEETNGARTRFEMWLDAPPNSHGPMLHVHPAQDEDLEVVAGRLGVRIRDPTADGGRRFERYALGPGESITIPKGVPHRFWNAGTEALHLTGEVRPALRTETFMRVTYGLAEDGHSTPSGMPLNPLRLAVVLDRFDDLLWLALLPLWVQQFGVRLLAPVGRALGYPSEYSEYESADRQ; via the coding sequence GTGGCGACCGACGACGGTGCCCCGCCGGGGAGTGAGACCGACGCGACGATGCCGAGCGACGACCGGACCGTGACCTGCGCGCCGGCCGGAAAGCGCATCCGGTTCGTCGAGACCGCCGAGGAGACCAACGGGGCGCGCACCCGGTTCGAGATGTGGCTCGACGCACCGCCGAACTCCCACGGTCCGATGCTCCACGTCCACCCCGCACAGGACGAGGACCTCGAAGTCGTCGCCGGACGACTCGGCGTTCGAATCCGCGACCCGACCGCCGACGGCGGACGTCGGTTCGAACGCTACGCGCTCGGTCCGGGTGAGTCGATCACCATCCCGAAGGGTGTCCCTCATCGCTTCTGGAACGCCGGTACCGAGGCACTCCACCTCACCGGCGAGGTGCGTCCCGCGCTCCGGACCGAGACGTTCATGCGCGTCACCTACGGTCTCGCCGAAGACGGACACAGTACGCCGAGCGGGATGCCACTGAACCCCCTGCGACTGGCGGTCGTGCTCGACCGGTTCGACGACCTGCTGTGGCTCGCGCTCCTCCCGCTGTGGGTCCAGCAGTTCGGCGTCCGACTGCTCGCACCGGTCGGGCGTGCACTCGGCTACCCGAGCGAGTACTCCGAGTACGAATCGGCCGACCGCCAGTAG
- a CDS encoding 2-oxoacid:ferredoxin oxidoreductase subunit beta gives MSSQVRFTDFKSDKQPTWCPGCGDFGTMNGMMKALANTGNDPDNTFVVAGIGCSGKIGTYMHSYALHGVHGRALPVGTGVKMANPDLEVMVAGGDGDGYSIGAGHFVHAVRRNLDMTYVVMDNRIYGLTKGQASPTSREDFETSTTPEGPKQPPVNPLALALASGGSFIAQSFSSDAMRHAEIVQEAIEHDGFGFVNVFSPCVTFNDVDTYDYFRDNLVDLAEEDHDPTDEDAAKQKILDSSKEYQGVIYRNDDAVSYDQQFGLDTNMSEIPDGAPEDAMDLVREFY, from the coding sequence ATGAGCTCACAGGTTCGATTCACGGACTTCAAGTCCGACAAGCAGCCGACGTGGTGCCCCGGATGTGGGGACTTCGGCACGATGAACGGGATGATGAAGGCGCTGGCGAACACGGGCAACGACCCGGACAACACGTTCGTCGTCGCCGGCATCGGCTGTTCCGGCAAGATCGGGACGTACATGCACAGCTACGCGCTCCACGGCGTCCACGGCCGGGCGCTCCCGGTCGGGACCGGCGTGAAGATGGCGAACCCCGATCTGGAAGTGATGGTCGCCGGCGGCGACGGCGACGGCTACTCCATCGGCGCGGGCCACTTCGTCCACGCGGTGCGGCGGAACCTCGACATGACCTACGTGGTCATGGACAACCGCATCTACGGGCTGACGAAGGGCCAAGCCTCGCCGACCTCGCGTGAGGACTTCGAGACCTCGACGACCCCCGAAGGACCGAAACAGCCGCCCGTGAACCCCCTCGCGCTGGCGCTCGCCTCGGGCGGGTCGTTCATCGCACAGTCCTTCTCCTCGGACGCGATGCGGCACGCCGAGATCGTCCAGGAGGCCATCGAACACGACGGGTTCGGCTTCGTGAACGTCTTCTCGCCGTGTGTGACGTTCAACGACGTGGACACCTACGACTACTTCCGCGACAACCTCGTGGATCTGGCCGAGGAGGACCACGATCCGACCGACGAGGACGCCGCGAAGCAGAAGATTCTGGACTCCTCGAAGGAGTACCAGGGCGTCATCTACCGGAACGACGACGCGGTCTCCTACGACCAGCAGTTCGGCCTCGACACGAACATGTCGGAGATTCCGGACGGCGCACCCGAGGACGCGATGGACCTCGTGCGCGAGTTCTACTGA
- a CDS encoding RtcB family protein: MTTREFDGITLEQVREYVWEIPQEGDMRVPARVLASEPLLEQIGDDLTLKQLKNSTHLPGITKYAICMPDGHQGYGFPVGGVGATDTETGCVSPGAIGYDINCGVRMMRTNLTYDDVQGKEEELVEALFANVPSGLGGGGIVETDRETINDILARGMDWALEEGWAVEDDLEHCEDEGVRYDADPSAVSQEAKERGRNQVGSLGSGNHFLEVQRVTDIYREDVADAYGLEPNQLVVLIHCGSRGLGHQTCTDYLRKIEKRHGDLLADLPDKELAAAPAGSELAEQYYGAMCACINFAWTNRQLIMHRTRQVFEKVFGREWQDMEMHLLYDVAHNIGKKEIHEVEGEERELYVHRKGATRAFPAGHPEVPKAYRDVGQPIIIPGSMGAGSYVLRGGEQSLDLTFGSTAHGAGRIMSRTQAKKEFWGGDVQDDLQETQQIYVKAQSGATVAEEAPGVYKDVDEVVRVSDALGIGDKVARTFPVVNIKG, translated from the coding sequence ATGACAACCCGCGAGTTCGACGGTATCACGCTCGAACAGGTCCGGGAGTACGTCTGGGAGATTCCACAGGAGGGCGACATGCGCGTCCCGGCGCGCGTCCTCGCCAGCGAACCACTCTTAGAACAGATCGGCGACGATCTGACGCTCAAACAGTTGAAGAACTCCACCCACCTGCCGGGGATCACGAAGTACGCGATCTGTATGCCCGACGGTCACCAAGGCTACGGCTTCCCGGTCGGCGGCGTCGGTGCGACCGACACCGAGACGGGGTGTGTTTCTCCCGGCGCTATCGGTTACGATATTAATTGTGGCGTCCGCATGATGCGGACGAACCTAACCTACGACGACGTTCAGGGGAAGGAAGAAGAACTCGTCGAGGCGCTGTTCGCCAACGTTCCCTCCGGACTCGGTGGGGGCGGTATCGTCGAGACCGACCGCGAGACGATCAACGACATTCTGGCGCGGGGGATGGACTGGGCGCTGGAGGAAGGCTGGGCCGTCGAAGACGATCTGGAACACTGCGAGGACGAGGGCGTCAGGTACGACGCGGACCCCTCGGCCGTGTCGCAGGAGGCGAAGGAGAGAGGCCGAAATCAGGTCGGGAGTCTCGGCTCGGGCAACCACTTCCTCGAAGTCCAGCGCGTGACCGACATCTACCGCGAGGACGTGGCCGACGCCTACGGACTGGAGCCGAACCAACTCGTCGTCCTGATCCACTGCGGCAGTCGGGGGCTGGGCCACCAGACCTGCACCGACTACCTCCGGAAGATCGAGAAGCGCCACGGCGACCTGCTGGCGGACCTCCCGGACAAGGAACTCGCCGCCGCGCCCGCCGGGTCCGAGTTGGCCGAACAGTACTACGGCGCGATGTGCGCCTGTATCAACTTCGCGTGGACGAACCGTCAACTCATCATGCACCGGACGCGGCAGGTGTTCGAGAAGGTGTTCGGACGGGAGTGGCAGGACATGGAGATGCACCTGCTGTACGACGTGGCCCACAACATCGGCAAGAAAGAGATTCACGAGGTCGAAGGCGAGGAGCGCGAACTGTACGTCCACCGAAAAGGGGCGACCCGCGCGTTCCCGGCCGGCCACCCCGAGGTCCCGAAAGCCTACCGCGACGTCGGGCAACCGATCATCATCCCCGGCAGCATGGGCGCGGGAAGCTACGTCCTCCGGGGCGGCGAGCAGTCGCTCGATCTGACGTTCGGCTCGACCGCCCACGGCGCGGGGCGGATCATGTCCCGGACGCAGGCGAAGAAGGAGTTCTGGGGCGGCGACGTGCAGGACGACCTCCAGGAGACCCAGCAGATCTACGTGAAAGCGCAGTCCGGCGCGACCGTCGCCGAGGAAGCGCCCGGCGTCTACAAGGACGTCGACGAGGTGGTCCGCGTCTCGGACGCACTCGGTATCGGCGACAAGGTGGCCCGCACGTTCCCGGTCGTCAACATCAAGGGTTAA
- a CDS encoding UPF0179 family protein has product MAKVTLIGSRLAEGGREFVYGGESPACEGCPYRNQCLNLTEGVRYEVTSVRDNAQTLECAVHDTGVRAVEVEPVPVPANVASKGAYAGSKARLEGPCPHTECPSHEYCVPDGADFDTEYRISEVLGDPPHDYCFLDRDLTLVEFAPAEE; this is encoded by the coding sequence ATGGCCAAAGTCACGCTCATCGGCTCCCGCCTCGCGGAGGGCGGCCGGGAGTTCGTCTACGGCGGTGAGTCGCCCGCCTGTGAGGGCTGTCCCTACCGGAACCAGTGTCTCAACCTCACGGAAGGCGTCCGCTACGAGGTGACGAGCGTCCGCGACAACGCCCAGACGCTGGAGTGTGCGGTCCACGACACCGGCGTCCGCGCGGTGGAGGTCGAACCGGTGCCGGTCCCCGCGAACGTCGCCAGCAAGGGGGCCTACGCCGGAAGCAAGGCCCGACTGGAGGGTCCCTGCCCGCACACCGAGTGTCCGAGCCACGAGTACTGCGTCCCCGACGGCGCGGACTTCGACACGGAGTACCGGATCAGCGAGGTGCTCGGCGACCCGCCGCACGACTACTGTTTCCTCGACCGCGACCTGACGCTGGTGGAGTTCGCGCCGGCAGAGGAGTGA
- a CDS encoding 2-oxoacid:acceptor oxidoreductase subunit alpha, translating to MPADFNWAIGGEAGDGIDSTGKIFAQALSRAGRHVFTSKDFASRIRGGYTAYKVRTSVDDVQSVVDRLDVLIALTQRTIDENLDELHDGSVIIYDGERSTMADVEIPEGMIGLDVPLKRLAEEAGGAIMRNVVALGAACEVTDFPIENLDSALQKRFGNKGQQLVENNKEAARSGQDYVAEEYDHEFDYDLDTTDNDYVLLNGDQAIGMGAIAAGCRFYAGYPITPATDVMEYLTGRIEQYGGHVVQAEDELSAINIALGAARAGARSMTATSGPGIDLMAETFGLVATSETPLVICDVMRSGPSTGMPTKQEQGDLNMTLYGGHGEIPRFVLAPTSVDECFWKTVEAFNLAEKYNTPVYLVSDLAMAVTEQTFPPEAFDMDAVEIERGRVVDDDTIGEWQNEKGQFKPHALTEDGVSPRAFPGTAGGAHMSTGLEHDELGRRTEDTDMRIEQVDKRTRKVETAKEREDWSPREFGNPESDQLIISWGSNEGALIEAIDLLEDDDIDVRFLSVPYIFPRPDLSEEINSADEVVVVECNQTGQFADVLEHDALRRVKRINKYDGVRFKADELADEIRAALAEEEVTA from the coding sequence ATGCCTGCGGACTTCAACTGGGCTATCGGAGGCGAGGCCGGAGACGGTATCGACTCCACGGGGAAGATCTTCGCTCAGGCACTCTCTCGGGCTGGACGCCACGTGTTCACCTCGAAGGACTTCGCGTCGCGTATCCGCGGTGGGTACACGGCGTACAAGGTCAGAACGTCTGTGGACGACGTTCAGAGTGTCGTAGACCGACTCGACGTGTTGATCGCACTCACCCAGCGCACCATCGACGAGAACCTCGACGAACTCCACGACGGCTCCGTCATCATCTACGACGGGGAGCGCTCCACGATGGCGGACGTGGAGATCCCCGAGGGGATGATCGGACTGGACGTCCCGCTGAAGCGACTCGCCGAGGAGGCCGGTGGCGCGATCATGCGGAACGTCGTCGCCCTCGGTGCGGCGTGTGAAGTGACGGACTTCCCCATCGAGAACCTCGACTCGGCCCTCCAGAAGCGGTTCGGCAACAAGGGACAGCAGTTGGTCGAGAACAACAAGGAGGCGGCTCGCTCGGGACAGGACTACGTCGCCGAGGAGTACGACCACGAGTTCGACTACGACCTCGACACGACCGACAACGACTACGTCCTGCTGAACGGCGACCAGGCCATCGGCATGGGCGCGATCGCGGCCGGCTGTCGGTTCTACGCCGGCTACCCGATCACGCCCGCGACGGACGTGATGGAGTACCTCACCGGTCGCATCGAACAGTACGGCGGGCACGTCGTGCAGGCCGAGGACGAACTGTCGGCCATCAACATCGCGCTCGGTGCGGCACGCGCCGGTGCGCGGTCGATGACCGCGACGTCCGGCCCCGGCATCGACCTGATGGCAGAGACGTTCGGTCTCGTCGCCACCAGCGAGACGCCGCTGGTCATCTGTGACGTGATGCGCTCGGGTCCCTCCACCGGGATGCCGACGAAACAGGAGCAGGGCGACCTGAACATGACGCTGTACGGCGGCCACGGCGAGATCCCGCGCTTCGTCCTCGCGCCCACCTCGGTCGACGAGTGTTTCTGGAAGACGGTCGAGGCGTTCAACCTCGCCGAGAAGTACAACACGCCGGTCTACCTCGTCTCCGACCTGGCGATGGCGGTCACCGAGCAGACGTTCCCGCCGGAGGCGTTCGACATGGACGCAGTGGAGATCGAACGCGGCCGCGTCGTGGACGACGACACCATCGGCGAGTGGCAGAACGAGAAGGGACAGTTCAAACCCCACGCGCTCACCGAGGACGGCGTGAGTCCGCGCGCGTTCCCCGGCACGGCCGGCGGCGCGCACATGTCGACCGGGCTGGAACACGACGAACTCGGTCGCCGGACCGAGGACACCGACATGCGCATCGAGCAGGTCGACAAGCGCACCCGGAAGGTCGAGACCGCGAAGGAGCGGGAAGACTGGTCGCCGCGCGAGTTCGGCAACCCCGAGTCGGATCAGTTGATCATCTCGTGGGGCTCGAACGAGGGCGCACTGATCGAGGCCATCGATCTCCTGGAGGACGACGACATCGACGTGCGGTTCCTCTCGGTGCCGTACATCTTCCCGCGGCCGGATCTCTCCGAGGAGATCAACAGTGCGGACGAGGTGGTCGTCGTCGAGTGTAACCAGACCGGACAGTTCGCGGACGTGCTCGAACACGACGCGCTCCGGCGGGTGAAGCGGATCAACAAGTACGACGGCGTGCGGTTCAAGGCCGACGAACTCGCAGACGAGATTCGGGCGGCCCTCGCGGAGGAGGAGGTCACAGCATGA
- a CDS encoding FAD-dependent oxidoreductase, with translation MDTRVTVVGVTDVGPDTVAIEFETPTDFVAQPGQFVKLSATVGGESYSRFYTLSSPDTEGTFEVTVGIDPEEAGPFSQYLVDLAAGDELDCTGPFGDQHYDGESRVVVLAGGPGVGPAVGIGERALADGAEVAVVYRDDAPAHEDRLATLSEAGATVFVLDGDIGEAVADVLTGAAGEQVFVYGFADFVAEAEEAITAAGGDPDGAKVENFG, from the coding sequence ATGGACACACGCGTCACCGTCGTCGGCGTCACGGATGTCGGCCCGGACACGGTCGCCATCGAGTTCGAGACGCCGACCGACTTCGTCGCACAGCCCGGTCAGTTCGTCAAACTCTCCGCGACGGTCGGCGGGGAGTCGTACTCGCGGTTCTACACGCTCTCCTCGCCCGACACCGAGGGGACGTTCGAGGTGACGGTCGGCATCGACCCCGAGGAAGCCGGCCCGTTCTCGCAGTACCTCGTCGACCTCGCGGCCGGCGACGAACTCGACTGCACCGGTCCCTTCGGCGACCAGCACTACGACGGCGAGTCGCGGGTCGTCGTCCTCGCCGGCGGGCCGGGTGTCGGCCCGGCGGTCGGTATCGGCGAGCGCGCACTGGCCGACGGTGCCGAGGTCGCCGTCGTCTACCGCGACGACGCGCCGGCCCACGAGGACCGACTGGCGACGCTCTCCGAGGCGGGCGCGACGGTGTTCGTGCTCGACGGCGACATCGGCGAGGCGGTCGCGGACGTGCTGACCGGCGCGGCTGGCGAACAGGTGTTCGTCTACGGCTTCGCCGACTTCGTGGCGGAGGCGGAGGAGGCGATCACGGCGGCCGGCGGCGACCCGGACGGCGCGAAGGTCGAGAACTTCGGTTAA
- a CDS encoding succinylglutamate desuccinylase/aspartoacylase domain-containing protein: MRIHQLGEGTPEVAVVAAIHGDEPCGVRAVERLLAEAPDVDRPVKLIVANEEALDAGERYLEEDLNRAFPGAPDAKTHEARLAYALAGEIRDCTTLSLHSTQSYGDPFALVDTVDAVTRSICPRLPIDEVVETAGFTEGRLIAYPHVVEVECGFQGTDQAAENAYWLVKAFLSATGALAAPMADDPVQDGGAREVTVFRLTEPIPKDPAEEYEVFVTNFEEVAAGERFAAADGEPLYAESPFYPILMSPYGYEDVFGYAGERVGLLE; this comes from the coding sequence ATGAGGATACACCAACTCGGGGAGGGGACCCCGGAGGTGGCCGTGGTCGCGGCGATCCACGGCGACGAGCCGTGTGGCGTCCGTGCCGTCGAGCGATTGCTCGCGGAAGCACCCGACGTCGACCGCCCGGTCAAACTGATCGTCGCCAACGAGGAGGCGCTGGACGCCGGTGAGCGCTACCTCGAAGAGGACCTGAACCGCGCGTTTCCGGGTGCGCCGGACGCGAAGACCCACGAGGCGCGACTGGCCTACGCGCTCGCCGGCGAGATCAGGGACTGTACGACGCTCTCGCTCCACTCCACGCAGTCCTACGGCGACCCCTTCGCCCTCGTCGACACGGTCGACGCGGTCACGCGGTCCATCTGTCCACGCCTCCCGATCGACGAGGTGGTCGAGACCGCCGGCTTCACCGAGGGGCGACTGATCGCCTACCCGCACGTCGTGGAAGTCGAGTGTGGCTTCCAGGGGACCGATCAGGCCGCCGAGAACGCCTACTGGCTCGTGAAGGCGTTTCTCTCGGCGACCGGCGCGCTCGCGGCACCGATGGCCGACGACCCGGTGCAGGACGGCGGCGCACGCGAGGTGACGGTGTTCCGACTCACCGAACCGATTCCGAAGGATCCGGCCGAGGAGTACGAGGTGTTCGTGACGAACTTCGAGGAGGTCGCGGCCGGCGAACGGTTCGCGGCCGCAGACGGCGAGCCACTGTACGCCGAGTCGCCCTTCTACCCGATTCTCATGTCGCCGTACGGCTACGAGGACGTGTTCGGCTACGCCGGTGAGCGCGTCGGCCTGCTGGAGTGA